From Arachis stenosperma cultivar V10309 chromosome 2, arast.V10309.gnm1.PFL2, whole genome shotgun sequence, one genomic window encodes:
- the LOC130962850 gene encoding uncharacterized protein LOC130962850, protein MEDENPMWLSQGMPITIERMTMAPEAHQGRRPHGRRQREEPMEEDELHLEEEPQEEEEQPHFFPHGNMDMTQMQEAIGRLSQQYTRIQERQEEYHSQYLKHQQEQKEWQLKMMNQQSEFESKFLVMQEEHAFQSHEAFGKLAQMQAETMRALNDFTTLQDARYEVQADYNINSQIKLNYIGEHLHNMDPAFPIFDEFFKKKSEVEVNKAMSLEDRVEEAMNKAGFWRGQQTTNMDTGNTSNQVYERRKKKHDK, encoded by the coding sequence ATGGAAGATGAGAATCCAATGTGGTTAAGCCAAGGCATGCCCATAACCATTGAAAGAATGACAATGGCTCCCGAAGCACATCAAGGCCGAAGGCCACATGGAAGAAGGCAAAGAGAAGAACCAATGGAAGAAGATGAGCTACACCTAGAAGAAGAGCCACAAGAGGAGGAGGAACAGCCGCACTTTTTCCCACATGGCAATATGGATATGACTCAAATGCAAGAAGCAATTGGAAGATTGTCACAACAATACACAAGAATTCAAGAAAGGCAAGAAGAGTACCATTCACAATACTTGAAGCATCAACAAGAGCAAAAAGAATGGCAGCTGAAAATGATGAACCAACAAAGTGAGTTTGAGTCAAAATTCCTTGTGATGCAAGAAGAGCATGCCTTTCAATCTCACGAAGCATTTGGGAAGTTGGCACAAATGCAAGCCGAAACTATGAGGGCTCTCAATGATTTTACAACCCTCCAAGATGCAAGATATGAAGTCCAAGCCGATTACAACATTAATAGTCAAATCAAACTGAACTATATTGGAGAACATCTGCACAACATGGATCCGGCATTCCCAATTTTTGATGAGTTcttcaaaaagaaaagtgaGGTAGAAGTAAACAAAGCTATGAGCCTTGAAGATAGAGTAGAGGAGGCGATGAATAAAGCTGGGTTCTGGCGGGGTCAACAGACAACAAACATGGACACAGGGAACACCAGCAACCAAGTatatgaaagaagaaagaaaaagcatgacAAATGA